ATGCATCAAGATGCCGCCAGTGTGGGGGATCTTCAACAACATCATATATCAGTCAGCTAAAATACCATAAAGAGTGTTTACCTTGTTTCTTCATAGCGGTCTTGGCGTGCCTCACTGCCTCCCAGGGGCTGGGGATGTCCAGGAAGACAGCGTCTGCCACCCCGCTCACTCCGAACCCGTCCTTGCACACATCCTGGTTCCTGACGGTGACCAGATGATCTACGCGGTGCTCCTTGAATTCCTCCGCTGCCTTCTCCGCCCGCTGTTGGTGGAACTCCACCGTGTGCAGGTGACCCGTGGGGGCGATGGTACGCAGGATGGCGTGGGAGAGGGAGCCGCTACCCGTGCCTACAACACAGACGCCACAGGGAGGATTAGAGCAGCAGGGACTTTGATGCTGTAGAGACTCTTAAAATGTGGCCATGAATCTATTAAAGAACTTTTTGATGAACAGTTTGATGAAGATACATTGAAAGTCACAGTTTGTACAAACTACCTAGTTAATGTAGCTAAAACGTTATCCTTCCACTGCAGCTCAGCATGGAAACAGGGAATTTGATACAATAACACGCCAACTTTGGAACACATGAGGGCTGCTttatggcaaaaatcataaatattttggtcaatattgagttCATGATTATTTAACATGATGCAGAGATCTTCTGCCTTACACATTATACTCTAAAGACTTA
The Micropterus dolomieu isolate WLL.071019.BEF.003 ecotype Adirondacks unplaced genomic scaffold, ASM2129224v1 scaffold_288, whole genome shotgun sequence DNA segment above includes these coding regions:
- the LOC123967334 gene encoding tRNA (adenine(58)-N(1))-methyltransferase catalytic subunit TRMT61A-like, coding for SLQHQSPCCSNPPCGVCVVGTGSGSLSHAILRTIAPTGHLHTVEFHQQRAEKAAEEFKEHRVDHLVTVRNQDVCKDGFGVSGVADAVFLDIPSPWEAVRHAKTAMKKQGGRVCSFSPCIEQVQRTCEALADQGFEEISTLEVLLRVHDVRTVSLPLPDFGPDPSAQTQPDTAEKTPPTSAPSQASITLKTTTPPREIPGHTGYLTFATKPRT